ATTTACCACAAAGAACAGGAATATTCATTTTATAAGTAAGTGACTTAGGATTTGTGTGTCTTAATATTCCATGCTGCCCATGACATTCCTTACAATCGGGTGCATATGGCGCGTTTAATTTTAATGCCTGACCATGAATACCTGTAAAAAATTGCATCTGTGCATTTTTATGACAACCTCCGCACTCAACAGGTTTTAAATTTTCGGGATGAGGAAATTCTGCAACAGCCGCATCTTTATGACAAGATGCACATAGAACACTTTTATGAACAGATTTATTCAGAATATTTTTATCAGCAAACAACGAAATTGTTTTACCCCCTTTTACCTTAGTTAAACCATGATCTTCATGGCACATCAAACAATCATCATTTGTTTGTGCGTATAAGCCATTAACAGCTAAGGCGATAGCTGATAACACTAATATTAACTTTCTGGAAATTTTATTTAGCATTTTAATAATATTTTTTAAACTTTATACCTTATTATATTCTTTACAAATGTAAAATCGCTTTGCATATTAAAAAATGTTATAGAACATCTTAGCAAGGGTAACCATTTAATAAAAATCATAATTACATGAATTGTTATTATTCCTTACATCAAATTTTGTATTTAATTAGCATTATGCTTCTTACAAAACATTAAATTAAATCAAATTGTATAATTTTAAATTATGACCTACTTACCATCCAAATCTTTAAATAAATATTAATTGTGTTTAATATATGCTTTGTTTAGGTTATATAGCAGTTTAACCAGAATAAAAATAATCTTAGTTCGATTTAAGAAATCTTTAATCAACTTCTAACTACTAAAATCATATAAAGATTAAAAATAAAAAAGACCATCTTTTAGGATGGTCTTTAAAGTTTTTATTTAGCTCTTTTCTGGTTAGAATCTAACTGTAATATTAAAGCCAATAAATAAATTACTCATATCTCTTAGGTTATATAAATAATTTTTTTGTGGAATAATGTTATTGTAAGTTGTAGCAAATAATTGGAATGCATGTGTACCTCCATTTTTTTCAAAGCCAAAAGCATAACCCGGCTTTGGTGCTCCTGGCACTTCATTACCTTCAGCATCTTTAGGATAAGTGATTGACTCAAGAGGTGAAACATAATTAAATTCTGCCATAAATGATATTTCATTCCATATTTTAAACCTACCACCAACACTAGCACCAAATGCCTGATTTGCATGTAAAGAATCTACTTTGTTGAAATGTAAAAAATATGGAGCAATTTCCATAGATAGCCTGTCGTTAAATTTTCTTGCAATTATAAGCTGGTGAAAATAAGAAATACGGTTTGTGAAACTATAATCATCTCCAAATTCAGCTTTATTGCTTGCATTTATAACAATATTTCCATAATAGGTAAGAAATACAGGTGTTCCTTCTTTCTTTTGTTTTAGTATAGAATACTTCCAAACTAACTCCTGCATTTTATTGAATTTTTCTGTACCAAATCCAATCATTAGATTGTCTGTAATACCGTAATTAAATCCAAGTCTTGCATTTGCGGGTCCATATATACCAAACAAATCGCTGATGTTTTTAATTGTACCGATTCTATGATGAATTACAAATTCTTTTGACTTTTTAGTTGGCTGAAAAGTGGTTTGATTATCAATTAACATAGTACATGCAAAAGCATCTTCTACCGGAGTTTTTACCTGAGTTTCTCCCTCTTGAGAAATAGCATATTTTACACTGATAATCAATACCAGACATAAAATTAACGATATTCTTTTTAACATAATCATTTATTTAGATTTTATTGTTTTTACTAATTATTACCAACATTTTTTACCAACTCCACAATGAGCTGCAGTACCATTACCTGAGTAACTCATACCATTAGCCATTGTTCCACCTGCACTTACATTAAGAGGCTTAAAGAATGTTTCACCATCAATATGATAGTTTGTACCGTAAGTTCCTTGCAAGATTGGTCCGTTTACACTTGTTACATCTGTTGCACTAGCAGTATGACACCAGAAACACTGAACTCCACTCCAGTAAGGAGTTGAATAAGGAGCCAATGAAAAATCTTTAGTATTTGACATGTGTGCATTCAATTGATGACTGCCAGATGTAGGATATTTACCTGCTGTCATTAAAATATCTTTTGTAACAAAATATGGTGAAGTCATATTTCCATTACCGTTGTGACAGAAAACACATTCTGTTATTTTACCGGTATCCCATCTAGGAGTTTGTGCATATACGGTTGTTCCAAAAGGCAATGCTGTTGTGTCTCCCCATGTATAGGTTCCATCAGTACCCCTATCAGCTGTAACACCATTACTATGACAATAAACATTTGAACAGGTTTTTGTATTTGAATCCCAGGCAGGAGTATTGCTATCTGATCCTTTTCTTGTAGCTAAGCCTGCAGGATCAAAAGTAA
Above is a window of Bacteroidia bacterium DNA encoding:
- a CDS encoding CxxxxCH/CxxCH domain-containing protein, with amino-acid sequence MIRENFKTVIFTLLICNVIFLASCEKQKITFKGNVPEEVVLPDKCEACHNATFPGHSTNAHSKHTIGLYAYDCNECHFGHGYETATHIDAVKNVTFDPAGLATRKGSDSNTPAWDSNTKTCSNVYCHSNGVTADRGTDGTYTWGDTTALPFGTTVYAQTPRWDTGKITECVFCHNGNGNMTSPYFVTKDILMTAGKYPTSGSHQLNAHMSNTKDFSLAPYSTPYWSGVQCFWCHTASATDVTSVNGPILQGTYGTNYHIDGETFFKPLNVSAGGTMANGMSYSGNGTAAHCGVGKKCW